One genomic region from Rosa rugosa chromosome 1, drRosRugo1.1, whole genome shotgun sequence encodes:
- the LOC133738347 gene encoding cytochrome P450 89A2-like, which yields MEMMWFLLFILSLLFTLLFKSLLFSSKPSTKIDGTILPPGPTSIPIIGNFIWLYKLASGIEPILVDLHAKYGPVVSLPLPFSPHPAIFINDHSLAHQTLVQNGAVCADRPPPQPITKLITNNNRVIFSSRYGPTWRLLRRNLMSEVLNPSRLKSYASSRKWALDILTNRLDQSVSSNGPVVEVLEHFRISITSLFVYMTFGVKVEDEAKMKEIIDVQRRFIFGLVRGFQTLNLGPRWLNKILFRKGWNQFYEIRKQQKDVLLPFIQARKKVKQERVDENNDDFMIAYVDTLMDLEDPLENRAFNEGELVDQCSEVLNSGTDTMSVTLQWTMANVVKYPRVQNRLVEEITEVVGVGNEEMKQEDLQKMHYLKAVVMEALRLHPPGHFVVPHSLTEDIVLDGRYTLPKNCTVNFMVAEMGRDPSVWDEPIEFKPERFLSDGDNVQCDITGSKEIKMIPFGAGRRICPGWGLSMLLLEYLVANLIWKYEWKAVDEVGVDLTEKQEATWVMKNPLQAHISPRLNK from the exons atggaaatgatgtggttcctcctcttcatcctcTCCCTCTTATTCACTTTGCTGTTCAAATCCCTTCTATTTTCCTCTAAACCCTCCACCAAAATCGACGGCACTATTCTACCGCCGGGACCCACCTCAATTCCCATAATCGGAAACTTCATATGGCTCTACAAACTAGCTTCCGGAATCGAACCCATACTTGTTGACCTCCACGCCAAGTATGGCCCTGTCGTCTCCCTCCCCCTTCCCTTCAGCCCTCACCCCGCCATTTTCATCAACGACCACTCACTCGCCCACCAAACCTTGGTTCAAAACGGCGCCGTGTGTGCGGACCGCCCTCCTCCCCAGCCCATCACCAAGCTCATCACTAACAACAACCGTGTCATCTTCAGCAGCCGCTACGGCCCAACATGGCGTCTCCTCCGCCGAAACCTCATGTCCGAGGTTCTAAACCCTTCTCGGCTCAAGTCCTACGCTTCTTCCCGAAAATGGGCTTTAGATATCCTCACCAACCGGCTCGATCAGTCCGTATCATCAAACGGACCTGTCGTCGAAGTTTTAGAACACTTCCGGATCTCCATAACTTCTTTGTTCGTGTATATGACTTTTGGTGTGAAGGTGGAGGATGAGGCGAAGATGAAAGAAATCATCGATGTTCAGCGTCGCTTTATCTTTGGTTTGGTAAGAGGCTTTCAGACCCTAAACTTGGGACCCAGGTGGTTGAACAAGATTTTGTTCCGTAAGGGTTGGAATCAGTTCTACGAAATTCGAAAGCAACAAAAGGACGTCCTGCTCCCTTTCATACAGGCACGGAAGAAG GTTAAACAAGAAAGAGTAGATGAGAACAACGATGACTTCATGATAGCTTATGTTGATACATTAATGGATTTAGAAGACCCTCTCGAGAACAGAGCATTCAATGAAGGAGAACTAGTGGATCAATGCTCCGAGGTCTTGAACTCCGGCACGGACACCATGTCAGTAACATTGCAGTGGACGATGGCGAATGTAGTGAAATATCCACGTGTTCAGAATAGGCTTGTTGAAGAGATTACAGAGGTTGTGGGGGTTGGAAACGAAGAAATGAAACAGGAGGATCTTCAGAAGATGCACTATTTGAAAGCAGTGGTGATGGAGGCTCTAAGGCTTCACCCACCAGGCCACTTTGTGGTTCCACACTCGCTTACAGAGGACATTGTTCTGGATGGACGTTATACGCTGCCAAAGAACTGTACTGTGAATTTCATGGTTGCCGAAATGGGTCGGGACCCGAGTGTTTGGGACGAGCCCATAGAGTTTAAGCCTGAGAGGTTTCTGAGTGATGGAGATAATGTACAGTGTGATATAACAGGGAGTAAAGAGATTAAGATGATACCTTTTGGGGCTGGGAGGAGAATATGTCCGGGGTGGGGTTTGTCCATGCTTCTTCTGGAGTATTTGGTGGCAAATTTGATTTGGAAGTACGAGTGGAAAGCTGTGGATGAAGTTGGTGTTGATTTGACTGAGAAGCAAGAGGCCACCTGGGTGATGAAGAATCCATTGCAGGCCCATATATCTCCAAGGTTGAACAAGTGA